From Streptomyces chrestomyceticus JCM 4735, one genomic window encodes:
- a CDS encoding spermidine synthase, whose product MAKSRRGRSRTGPEAVVETVDGGTAELRPDRDRPRGWTLLLDGAPQSHVDLDDPAYLDFAYQRRLGHIADLAAPPGKPLQVVHLGGGALTMARYVAATRPRSTQQVVEIDAPLVQLVRRELPLDSGWRIRVRNGDARAGLAKIPDGWADLVIADVFRGARTPAHLTSAEFAGEVARALRPGGWYAANLADGPPLAFVRAQVATVRTVFPELCLTADPAVLRGKRFGNAVLLAAAGPLPVAELTRRAATDPQQGRVEHGRALLDFTGGAQPVTDATAVDSPSPPPAVFT is encoded by the coding sequence ATGGCGAAGAGCAGGCGCGGCCGGTCCCGTACGGGGCCCGAGGCCGTGGTGGAAACCGTGGACGGCGGCACCGCGGAACTCCGTCCCGACCGGGACCGGCCGCGCGGCTGGACCCTGCTCCTCGACGGCGCCCCGCAGTCCCATGTGGACCTCGACGACCCGGCGTACCTGGATTTCGCGTACCAACGCCGCCTCGGCCACATCGCCGACCTGGCCGCGCCGCCCGGCAAACCCCTCCAAGTGGTGCATCTGGGCGGCGGGGCGTTGACGATGGCGCGCTATGTCGCGGCCACCCGCCCGCGCTCCACCCAGCAGGTCGTGGAGATCGACGCGCCGCTGGTCCAGTTGGTCCGCCGGGAGCTGCCCCTGGACAGCGGCTGGCGGATCAGGGTGCGCAACGGGGACGCGCGCGCGGGGCTCGCCAAGATCCCGGACGGCTGGGCGGACCTGGTGATCGCGGACGTCTTCCGCGGCGCGCGGACTCCGGCGCACCTGACCAGCGCCGAGTTCGCGGGCGAGGTCGCGCGGGCGCTGCGGCCCGGCGGCTGGTACGCGGCGAACCTCGCGGACGGCCCGCCGCTGGCCTTCGTACGGGCGCAGGTCGCCACGGTCCGTACGGTCTTCCCCGAGCTGTGCCTGACCGCCGACCCGGCCGTCCTCCGGGGCAAGCGCTTCGGAAACGCCGTACTCCTGGCCGCCGCCGGGCCGCTCCCGGTCGCCGAACTGACTCGGCGGGCCGCGACCGACCCGCAGCAGGGCCGGGTCGAACACGGGCGCGCGCTCCTGGACTTCACCGGGGGAGCGCAGCCGGTGACGGACGCGACCGCGGTGGACTCGCCGTCCCCGCCGCCCGCCGTCTTCACCTGA